AACTCTGCCAATCCTTCCCATTCTACTTCACTTATCCCTCCGACATACGGTTAACAGTCAAGGTAAAGAACCGTGCTAACGAAGATTTGAAGGCTTCATTCCCCTTTTCCGAAGCATACCTCAAAAAAGTCGATCCCGACAAACCTTTTACTCTCCAAAACAAGAAACCCACCAAACAACCACAAAAACGCAAAAACATTGTTctcgacgaagaagaagctgccaATGGGCCTACTGCTGTCGCCTCGGCCGgggatgacgaggagagcGCTATGAATGCTGCAGGAAACGAAcagaatgaggagaagggtagaGTCTACGGTGAAACGGAAGCGATTGACGTGCCCCCCAGAccggaggagaagaggagactGAACTGGGAAGGCGGACGTTATCTCGCTCCTCTCACAACCGTTGGTAACCTCGTAAgtcccctttccctctactcttcttcccatttcccCGTTCTCTTCCCGTTCTGCGCGAGCTAACATCCTCCCTTTTCAGCCATTCCGTCGCCTCTGCGTTGACTACGGcgccaccatcaccatctctgAAATGGCCCTCGCCCAACCGCTCGTTTACGGtgccaaagaagaatgggcCCTCGTCCGTCGACACGAGAGCGAGAAGATGTTTGGTGTTCAAGTCGCCGGTGGGTTCCCGAACCGGATGGTACCCGCCGCGGAAATTATTGCGAATACTATAGGAAAAGGTGGCGGGGTGGACTTTGTGGATGTTAATATGGGTTGCCCGATTGATTTGGTGTTTAACCAAGGTGCAGGTAGCGCCCGTAAGTCCTTTCTCTTCGGTCCCCGCAAAGTAAGGCCATAAGAAAACTGATGGTTCTGGTGATCAGTTATGGACTCTCCTGGACGATTGGGTAAGTTGTTGGTGGGTATGAACAGAGCTCTTGGCGAGAGTAAGTCCACTCCTTTCTCTCCAGTCTTTGCATATGAACTGATTGGCTGACACATCTGCTTTTCTTCGATTTTAGTCCCTCTGACCGTCAAATTCGTACGTTTCCATGATATTCAACATCCCAAGCTGGCGCAAGGGATATGGATTTGCATAACTGACGTTGACGTTTTCATGTAGCGGACTGGTGTTGCGCATGGGAAACCTAATGCTCACAAGTTGATTCCTCGTTTCGCCACTGAGTGGGGAGTGAGAGCTTTGACCGTAAGTCCATTgtcgtctttcttttcccctgtACATTTCCCCGTAACCCAACATTGACTGACACCACGACCCCTTCTCGCACTCCAGATCCATGGTCGATCTCGCCAGCAACGATATTCCAAGCCTGCCGACTGGGATTACATCAAGACCTGCGTCACCACCCTCCGCGAGTCCGTTGCCGAAGCCAACCTTCCCCCTGTTCCCATCTTTGGAAACGGTGATTGTTTCTCTGCCGCATCGTATtatgaggagatggagaagagtggcGTAGATGGAGTGATGGTCGCAAGAGGAGCGTTGATCAAGCCATGGATCTTTACGGAGAtcaaagagaggagagagtggGATATTTCCGCTGTAGAGAGGTTGGAAGGTATCAGAAAGGTGAGCATTTTTGTGTTCCTTTCAATTATACAAACTAACAACACCTTCACAGTTTGCCGAATTCGGTCTCTCACACTGGGGTTCCGACACCCAAGGTGTCAATACCACCCGCCGATTTTTATGCGAAGCACTCTCATTCCAGCACCGATACATTCCTATCGGCCTTCTGGAACGTCTTCCCGGTAAACTCAACGAACGACCCCCAGCATACAGGGGTAGGAACGAGTTGGAGACGCTTTTGGCAAGTCCGTTTGCCGGTGATTGGGTGAAGATTTCAGAAATGTTTTTGGGTaaggtggatgaaggattCTCGTTTGTGCCGAAACATAAGAGTAATGCGTatgggggagaggaggcgCAGGGATAAAGGGTCGGTATAGGCGATATTGCCATCTTCGTGAGATTTTTTGTTCTAAGGTCATCTGGTGGACGGATTGTTTTGAGTACGCGACTGAATTTGCTTTCTCGTCACTGTATACTTTACGTACCAGCTCATGCATTCAATAGACTTGCCGAGATGTTAACTGATAACACACTATTTGGTTTGGATATAAATGACTGCATAACAACAAAAC
This Cryptococcus tetragattii IND107 chromosome 8, whole genome shotgun sequence DNA region includes the following protein-coding sequences:
- a CDS encoding tRNA-dihydrouridine(47) synthase [NAD(P)(+)], with product MTDDPAATPRPETSINARPAISGQAPIRAEYLINTTPIVESASAAELNNIHPDDAAEGRTDPRDSRDDRDGRDNKRRKPNKQDKKDKKGQNKGRHFPVIREASVRICRAWETTGICDRADKGDCRYAHSWEGYFEVKPNDISYRPDWLLVGEAPFVVTGERVVGGEDVVGKTLDLDTVCPVLKDLGYCPFGWRCRFLGAHVKRTTAPVDGEEKEKEAGPEKRMGDWQIEHWVQSEVENGWKQKETNWPEQEVLNALRRSTASFPFSEAYLKKVDPDKPFTLQNKKPTKQPQKRKNIVLDEEEAANGPTAVASAGDDEESAMNAAGNEQNEEKGRVYGETEAIDVPPRPEEKRRLNWEGGRYLAPLTTVGNLPFRRLCVDYGATITISEMALAQPLVYGAKEEWALVRRHESEKMFGVQVAGGFPNRMVPAAEIIANTIGKGGGVDFVDVNMGCPIDLVFNQGAGSALMDSPGRLGKLLVGMNRALGEIPLTVKFRTGVAHGKPNAHKLIPRFATEWGVRALTIHGRSRQQRYSKPADWDYIKTCVTTLRESVAEANLPPVPIFGNGDCFSAASYYEEMEKSGVDGVMVARGALIKPWIFTEIKERREWDISAVERLEGIRKFAEFGLSHWGSDTQGVNTTRRFLCEALSFQHRYIPIGLLERLPGKLNERPPAYRGRNELETLLASPFAGDWVKISEMFLGKVDEGFSFVPKHKSNAYGGEEAQG